A section of the Oncorhynchus gorbuscha isolate QuinsamMale2020 ecotype Even-year linkage group LG04, OgorEven_v1.0, whole genome shotgun sequence genome encodes:
- the LOC124034167 gene encoding LOW QUALITY PROTEIN: hexokinase-2-like (The sequence of the model RefSeq protein was modified relative to this genomic sequence to represent the inferred CDS: deleted 1 base in 1 codon), with amino-acid sequence MIASHLLAYYFTELHHDKVQQVDKYLYHLRLSDENLMDVSVRFRREMDKGLGRDSSPTAAVKMLPTFVRSTPDGTEKGDFLALDLGGTNFRVLLVKVSDNGKQKVEMENQIYAIPEELMRGSGSELFDHIAECLANFLEKLGIKNQKLPLGFTFSFPCQQTKLDESILVSWTKGFKSHGVEGRDVVSLLRKAIKKRGDFDIDIVAVINDTVGTMMTCGYDDHHCEIGLIVGTGTNACYMEEMRHLELVEGDEGRMCVNMEWGAFGDDGALDDLRTDFDREIDAGSLNPGKQLFEKMISGMYMGELVRLILVKMAKEDLVFKGHTTPDLLTTGHFQTSFVSAIENDKDQEGLVSAEKVLRGLGLDPSGEDCVATQRVCQVVSTRAAHLCAATLVSVLRQIRDNKAAERLRTTIGVDGSVYKNHPQFARRLHKMVRRLVPDCDVRFLRSEDGSGKGAAMVTAVAYRLATQHAERQRVLDALRLSREQLLEVKRRMGEEINRGLAKESHDQATVKMLPTYVRSTPDGTEHGDFLALDLGGTNFRVLLVRVRGGKRRSVEMHNKIYAIPQEAMQGTGEELFDHIVHCIADFLEYMGMKGASLPLGFTFSFPCHQNKLDQGILLKWTKGFKATGCEGEDVVSLLKDAIHRREEFDLDVVAVVNDTVGTMMTCGYEDPLCEVGLIVGTGTNACYMEEMQNVELVEGDEGRMCVNMEWGAFGDHGELDDFSTEFDRAVDDCATNPGKQRYEKMISGMYLGEIVRNILLEFTAKGLLFRGKLSERLKTRGIFETKFLSQIESDRLALRQVRSILQHLGLTSSTCDDSILVKEVCSVVARRAAQLCGAGLAAVVDKIRQNRNLSELKITVGVDGTLYKLHPHFSSIMHETVRDLAPQCEVTFLQSEDGSGKGAALITAVACRIRDAGQR; translated from the exons AAAAGGGAGACTTCCTGGCTCTAGATCTGGGTGGGACCAACTTCCGGGTCCTGCTGGTGAAAGTGTCTGACAATGGGAAGCAGAAGGTGGAGATGGAGAACCAGATCTATGCTATTCCTGAGGAGCTGATGAGGGGCAGTGGCTCAGAG CTCTTCGACCACATTGCTGAGTGTCTAGCTAACTTCCTGGAAAAGCTGGGAATAAAGAATCAGAAGCTTCCTCTGGGCTTtaccttctccttcccctgccaGCAAACCAAACTGGATGAG AGTATTCTGGTGTCATGGACCAAGGGCTTCAAGTCACACGGGGTGGAAGGAAGAGACGTGGTCAGCCTTCTGAGGAAAGCCATCAAAAAGAGAGGG GACTTTGACATTGACATTGTGGCTGTAATCAACGACACTGTGGGCACAATGATGACCTGTGGATACGACGACCATCATTGTGAAATAGGCCTCATTGTCG GTACCGGCACTAACGCCTGCTACATGGAGGAGATGCGTCACCTGGAGCTGGTGGAGGGGGACGAGGGGAGGATGTGTGTCAACATGGAGTGGGGGGCATTCGGTGACGACGGCGCTCTGGATGACCTCCGTACAGACTTCGACCGGGAGATCGACGCCGGCTCCCTCAACCCCGGCAAACAGCT gttTGAGAAAATGATCAGTGGGATGTACATGGGGGAGCTGGTGCGTCTGATCCTGGTAAAGATGGCCAAGGAGGACCTGGTGTTCAAGGGTCACACCACTCCTGACCTCCTCACCACAGGACACTTCCAGACCAGCTTCGTCTCCGCCATCGAAAACGACAA AGACCAGGAGGGTCTGGTGAGTGCGGAGAAGGTGCTGAGGGGGCTGGGCCTGGACCCCTCTGGGGAGGACTGCGTGGCCACTCAGAGGGTGTGTCAGGTTGTGTCGACACGGGCCGCCCACCTGTGTGCTGCCACGCTAGTCTCTGTTTTGAGACAGATCCGAGACAACAAGGCTGCGGAGAGGCTGAGGACAACCATAGGAGTGGACGGCTCTGTCTACAAGAACCACCCACA GTTTGCGCGGCGGCTCCACAAGATGGTACGGCGTTTGGTGCCGGACTGCGACGTGCGTTTCCTGCGCTCAGAGGACGGCAGCGGGAAGGGGGCGGCCATGGTGACGGCGGTGGCCTACCGGCTGGCTACCCAGCATGCTGAGCGGCAGCGTGTTCTGGACGCCCTGCGTCTGAGCCGGGAGCAGCTTCtggaggtgaagaggaggatgggagaggagattaATAGGGGCCTGGCCAAGGAGAGTCATGACCAAGCCACCGTCAAGATGCTGCCCACCTACGTCCGCTCCACACCCGACGGAACAG AGCACGGTGACTTCTTGGCCCTTGACCTGGGTGGGACCAACTTCCGAGTTCTGCTGGTTCGCGTGCGGGGCGGGAAGAGACGCAGCGTGGAGATGCACAACAAGATCTACGCCATC CCCCAGGAGGCTATGCAGGGCACTGGAGAGGAG CTGTTTGACCACATAGTGCACTGCATCGCTGACTTCCTGGAGTACATGGGTATGAAAGGAGCTTCCTTGCCCCTCGGCTTcaccttctccttcccctgccaTCAGAATAAACTGGACCAG ggtaTCTTGCTAAAGTGGACCAAGGGTTTCAAAGCTACCGGCTGCGAGGGAGAGGATGTTGTGTCTCTACTGAAGGATGCTATCCACCgcagagag GAGTTTGACCTGGACGTGGTTGCCGTGGTTAATGACACTGTGGGCACCATGATGACCTGTGGCTACGAAGATCCACTGTGTGAGGTGGGCCTCATCGTAG GTACTGGCACCAATGCCTGCTACATGGAGGAAATGCAGAATGTGGAGCTGGTGGAGGGGGACGAGGGGAGGATGTGTGTTAACATGGAGTGGGGGGCCTTTGGGGACCACGGGGAGCTGGACGACTTCAGCACAGAATTCGACAGAGCCGTGGACGACTGTGCCACCAACCCTGGCAAACAGAG GTATGAGAAGATGATCAGTGGGATGTACCTTGGGGAGATAGTGAGGAACATACTGCTGGAGTTCACTGCAAAGGGACTTCTGTTCCGAGGAAAACTCTCTGAGAGGCTCAAAACAAGAGGCATCTTTGAAACCAAGTTCCTCTCCCAGATTGAGAG TGACCGTCTGGCCCTGAGGCAGGTGCGCTCCATCCTGCAGCACCTGGGTCTGACCAGTTCTACGTGTGACGACAGTATCCTGGTGAAGGAGGTGTGCAGCGTGGTGGCTCGTCGCGCTGCCCAACTCTGTGGTGCCGGCCTGGCCGCTGTGGTCGATAAGATCCGGCAGAACCGCAACCTCTCCGAGCTCAAAATCACAGTGGGTGTCGATGGAACGCTCTACAAACTACATCCACA CTTCTCCAGCATCATGCATGAGACGGTCAGGGACCTGGCGCCTCAGTGCGAGGTCACTTTCCTCCAATCAGAGGATGGAAGTGGAAAGGGGGCAGCTCTCATCACGGCGGTGGCCTGTCGCATCCGAGATGCCGGACAGCGCTGA